GTATACGTAAGTGATATGAAGAAAATGGTTAAATGGTTTGCCATACTCAAATCAAATGACCTGCTGAAATTTGAAGAAATTCTGGCTGATGGTAACGGAGAAGAAGAACTCGTTGAAGAAGTAGCAGCTCCTGCTCCAGAGAAAAAAGCTAAAAAAGCAGCCGCAGCTCCTGCTGAAGCTACTGAGGCTACCGATGCAGAAGAAAAACCTAAAAAACCTCGCGCTAAAAAAGCTGCGAAGGAAGAAGGTGAAGAAGCTTCTGCAGAAGAAAAACCTAAAAAAGCTAAAGCCGCCGCTAAAAAAGAAGAAGCTGCTGAAGGTGAAGAACCTAAAAAAGCCGCTAAACCTCGTAAAAAGAAATCTGAAGAGTAATCTTCCAGATTTTAACATAACTATTATTCCAGGCAACCTGAGGGATGCCTGGAATTTTTTATTTTAGTAAGATGAAGAATTTAACCGCAGATATAAAGAAACTCCCCCGTCACTATCTCCCCGAAGATTTTACCGTGACCACATGGGATGCATTGCAGCCTTACTTCGAAGAACTGCAGCAACGTCAGATCAATAACGTCAGCGAACTGGAACAATGGCTCAAAGACATCAGCGAACTCGAAGGTGTTATCAGCGAAGATGCCTGCTGGCGCCAGATAAAAATGACATGCGATACCACCGATAAATCGCTGGAAGAGGCCTTCGCATACTTCTGTATGGAAATCCAGCCCAAACTCCAGCCATACACAGATGCCATCAATAAAAAATTCCTGGACATCCCTTTCGTGAAAGAGCTGGACCAGGAACTCTATAAGACGTACATCCGCAATACCCACAAACAAATCAAACTGTTCAGGGAAGAAAATATTCCGATCGCAGCTGAACTCAGCGTGATGGCACAGCAATATGGCGCTATCTCCGGCAAACAGACCATCACCGTTAACGGTCAGGAATATACGCTACAGCAGGCAGCCAAATTCCTCCAGAGCAGCGACAGGTCACTCAGAGAAGAAGTGTTCATGAAAACCAGTACCCGCCGCCTGGAAGACCGCGAAGCACTGGACAACCTCTACTCCGGCCTGATCACCAAGCGTAACCAGGTAGCCCTCAATGCAGGCTTTGAAAACTACCGTGATTATAAATTCGAAGAACTGGGCAGGTTCGACTACAAGAAAGAAGACTGTTTCCAGTTTCACGATGCAGTAAAAACACATATCGTTCCGCTGGTAAAAGAAGTCCTGGAAGAGCAACGCCGCAAGCTGGAACTGGATACCCTGCGCCCATGGGATGGAGACGCAGAACCCGCCGGCATCAAACCGCTGGAACCTTTCCATACCGGTGAAGAACTGGTAGATAAAGCCATCAAAACTTTTGACGAACTGGGACCTTTCTTTGGTAACTGCCTGCGCGTGATGAAACAGATGAAACGCCTGGACCTGGAAAGCCGTAAAGGGAAAGCACCTGGTGGCTATAACTGTCCGCTCGCCGAAACCGGTGTGCCGTTTATCTTCATGAACGCTGCCGGTCAGATGAAAGACCTCACCACCATGGTACATGAAGGTGGCCACGCAGTACATTCCTTCCTCAGCCATCATCTGTCATTAACCGCCTTCAAGGAATACCCTATGGAAATTGCGGAAGTGGCCAGTATGAGTATGGAGCTCTTTACGATGGACCACTGGCATATCTTCTTTGATGATGCAGAAGAGCTGCGCCGCGCAAAACGCCAGCAGCTGGAACGCTCTATCACCATATTCCCATGGATTGCCACCATCGATAAATTCCAGCACTGGATCTACGAAAATCCAAACCATACAGCTGAAGAACGCACCGCTAAATGGAACGAAATCCAGGATGAGTTTTCTCCGAATGTGGTAGACTGGTCAGGACTGGAAAATATCAGGTCTATCGCATGGCAACGCCAGCTGCACCTGTTTGAAGTACCATTCTATTATATCGAATACGGTATTGCCCAGTTAGGTGCCATCGCGATGTGGAAACAGTATAAGGAAAATCCGCAGCAGGCATTGGATAACTACGTAGCGGCATTGAGTCTCGGTAATACCAGAACATTACCTGAACTCTATAAAGCGGCAGGAATTAAATTTGATTTCTCCCCAGCCTACGTAAAAGAGCTGATAGACTTCGTAAAAATCGAAATGGACAAAATCGGATAACCCGACTCAATCTCATATGTGAAGGCCGCGTCTCTACGAAGTAGAGACGCGGCCTTCACGCTCCGTCCGACACCGAAGGTGTCGGATATAAAAAAGCGAGGGATAAGATTAAAAACCTTATCCCTCGCTCTTATATAAAAAAGTAAAATCTACTTACAAGACTTACATACCCCACTCACCACTACTTCCACATTACGTGCGGCAAAGCCTTTCGGCAAATGTATCTCCGGTACATTCGTCTCATCTAAACAAATGGTATTCCCACATGCTTCACAACGGAAATGCACATGGTGATCATGATGGTGATGTTCGGTGCACTCCGATTTACACACTGCATAACGTACAGACGTATCCGTAGTAGGTATTTTATGTATGATCCCTTTATCGAGGAAGGTCTGTAGGGTACGATAAACAGTTACTCTGTCAAATGATTTACCGGCAAGCTTTTCAAAGTCGCTATGTTCCAGCGCGCCATCACTCTTCATAAACAGCTCCAGAATTTTTGTTCTGGTTTCTGTCACGCTAAGCTTGCTATCCTTCAGTAAGGCGGAAATTCTTTCTGCTATTTGTTGTTTGTTGCCCATGATCAAAAACTATTCTTTCATTAATCTGTCTATATCGGCAATCAGCTTATAAACGTCTCTGTCTTTGGTGCCTTCGTATAAACCACGGATCTGGCCGGTTTTGTCTACCAGTGCGAACCATTGTGTATGAACAAAATCATCATCACCACTAGGAGTGCCGTCATCTACGAGGTATCCCTGACGGGCGAGGCGGTATAAATCTACCTTATTGCCTGTGAGGAACCACCAGTTTTTACTGTCTGCACCATGTTTTGTTGCATATGCTTTTAAAACAGGAATGCTATCATGTTCAGGATCAACGGTATGTGATAATATCAGGAAATTCGGATTGCTTTTATATGCGTCGTATATTTTTTCCATGTTGGCATTCATCTTCGGACAAATACCGGTACAGGTGGTGAAAAAGTATTCAGCAACGTATATTTTACCTTTGACATCTTCAGAACTACGGGTTTTGCCCTCCTGGTCAGTGAAGGAAAATCCTGGCACTGTATGCCCTGGAGCCCCTAATACCGGCAGCTTTTCCACACCAAGGAATGTTCCTCTTTCTCCTTTGATTACATATCCTGCATATCCCAGAAATGCCACACTCAGCACTGCAAAGAATATTAATAGACCTTTTGCTTTACTTGACATAAGTTATATTCTCTAATCTTTAGAACTATATACAAAGGTAGCACATACTAAACAGATGCCCCAGTATTCGCCTTATTAGATCATTTTTTATTTTATAATCAATCTGTTACAATTATTAAAAGATTTTATGTTTAGGTGATTCATTGGTTTTTTAAAATTCTTTTAAAAAATAATTGCAACTATGTTGCAAAAATACATAGTTTTGTCCGATCGAAATAATAAATGATGAGAGAACGACTGTATGCAAGATTGAACCTGGACGCACTGGGTATAGGCGCTTCTGTTTTATGTGCGGTACACTGTGCCCTGCTCCCGCTATTCATAACAGCCATTCCCCTGCTGGGAATGGCGCTACCGGGCCATGGATGGATGGAATATGCAATGTTGTCGTTCTCTTTTATAGTCGGATGTTTTGCCCTGGGCAGAGGGTATTACCTCCGGCACAGAAAGTCTCAGCCTTTGTTGTTGTTTATCCTGGGTTTCATTTGCCTGGTTGCAGGGCATTTCCTGCACTGGGCAGCGGCCTGGGAAGCCACTGTCATCGCCATCGGCGCCATTATCATCATCATTGCACATCTCCTGAACATCCGCCATACCAGGACTTGTGATACACACAAACATGCATCTTCCTTGAATTAAAAGAACCTACATATGAAAAAGTTACCAGTAACGGTGCTGAGTGGATTTCTCGGCGCAGGGAAAACTACTGTCCTTAATCACGTACTGCATAACCGCGAAAATATTCGTGTAGCCGTTATCGTGAATGATATGAGCGAAGTAAATATTGATGCGCAGCTGGTCAGGAATGAACAGGTATTACACAAAACACAAGAAAAACTCGTAGAGCTTAGCAACGGCTGCATCTGTTGCACACTACGGGAAGACCTCCTGAAAGAAGTAGAAAAACTGGCTGCGGAAAACCGGTTCGATTATCTCCTGATCGAATCTACCGGCATATCAGAACCAATACCAGTTGCACAAACTTTTTGTTATGTAGATGAAGAAAATAATATCGACCTGTCCGCAGTAAGCAAACTGGATACAATGGTAACGGTAGTGGACGCACTGAACTTTCTGAAAGATTTTAACAGCGCTGAAAAGCTGCAGGACAGAGCCCTGACAGAAGATAATGCCGACCACCGGACTATCGTAAATCTGCTCACAGATCAGATAGAATTTGCAGATGTTATTATCCTGAATAAATGTGATATGGTAGATGAAATACAGTTAGGACTCCTGAAAGGTATTATTCAGCGATTAAATTCCCGTGCAAGAATAGTAGAATCAATTTTTGGAAAAATTCCATTGCAGGAAATATTGAATACAGGCAGATTTGATTTCGATGCAACTTCCCAAAGCGCTGGCTGGCAGGCAGAATTGACGAACGAGCACACGCCTGAAACGCTGGAATATGGCATTTCTTCCTTCGTATTCAGAAGCAGAAAACCGTTTCACCCCGAAAGATTCTGGCAATATATCAATGATCAATGGCCTGGTAATGTAATCAGAAGTAAAGGCTTGTTCTGGCTGGCATCGCGGCCGCAGGTTGCCGTTAACTGGAGTCAGGCCGGCGGTTCCGTCAGGGCCGAAAAAGCCGGTTACTGGTGGTGTGCCATTCCCCGCCACCGCTGGCAACTGGATGAAGAAACGCTTCAGACTATCGAAAACCGATGGGATGAACATTTCGCAGATCGGTACAATGAACTGGTAATAATTGGTCAGTTTCTGGATCAGCCACTCCTGGAAAAAGAGCTGGAAAGCTGCCTCTGTACTGACAATGAGGTGATCTCCTACCTAAAGGGTAAATACTTCAAAGATCCTTTTTTGATCGATTAATTTAGGCTGGTCTAAAAAATAATTAAAGCAAATTTAAATCATTCGGGATAGATTTGTAAAAAATTAGCTTCGGAAGTCTAAAACTTTGTTACTATCCATTACCCTGTTTCTTAAAAAAACAATATGATCTGAAGATGAAGAAAATTTTTACGCTACTATTTCTACAACTATTTGCTTTAGCAACCTATAGCCAGCAGTTTCAGCTGAAAGGAAAAGTTATCTCCAATGGAAAACCCGTGCAATTCGCAACTGTAGCCATACCGGCACTGCACACCGGCGCTGTAACCGATGCAACCGGTATGTATACTTTTGCAGTGAAACCCGGAGATTATGTGCTCAATATTTCTATGGTAGGATACCAGACTAAAACGTTGAAATACACGGTGAAGGCTGGTGTTCACACAATGCCGGACATCTCCCTGGAAGAAGACCCTTCCAAACTGAATGAGGTAGTGGTAACAGGTGTTTCCAAAAGTACTATAGCCAGAAAGAACCCAGTGCCTATCGCTATCCTCGGAAAGAAAGAAATGAACCAGCAGGTAAACGGCAACCTGATAGACGCCATCGTGAAGGGGGTGCCCGGCATCAGTGCTGTAACTACCGGCCCAAATATCTCCAAGCCTTTTATCCGTGGCCTTGGCTATAATCGTGTGCTTACCCTGTACGACGGCCTCCGCCAGGAAGGCCAGCAATGGGGCGATGAACACGGTATCGAAATTGATCAGTACGGCGTATCCCGCGCGGAAGTGGTGAAAGGCCCGGCAAGTCTTACCTATGGCTCCGATGCACTGGCTGGTGTTATCAACATCATCCCTGATATTCCTAATTCTCCTGAAGGAAAACTCAGTGGAAACTTTACTACTGAATATCAAACCAATAACGGAATGATTGGTAATTCGCTGGGGCTCTCCTATCGCCATAATGACTGGAAATTCGCATTGAGAGGGAGTTTACGTACTGCGCATAATTATAAAAACAGCGTAGATGGTTATGTATACGGAACTGCCTTCAGGGAATATAACCTGTCAGCCCTCGCACATGCGGATAAGAAATGGGGCTATACGCACTGGGGCGTTACACTATACGATAATATGCAGGAAATCCCCGACGGTAGCCGCGATTCGCTGACCCGCAAATTTACAAGGCAGGTGGCAGAGGGCGATGAGGATGATATCCGCAGCAGGCCCATCGTTCCGGACGATCAGCTGCATACTTATCGCCTGAACCCTTTACACCAGCATATCCAGCATTACAGAGTCTTTAACAGGAGTATGTTCCACCTGGGAAAAGGCGAACTCTCTACCACACTGGGATTGCAGCAAAGCATACGCAGGGAATATAATCATCCGGTTTATCCATCACAGGCAGGACTATACGTAGTTTTAAACACGCTCAATTACGATGTACGGTATAATATGCCGACTATCGCAGGTTTTGAAACAAGTGTAGGTATAAATGGTATGTACCAGACCAACAGAAGTAAGGCTGCTACTGATTTTCCGATTCCTGATTATGAATTGTTTGATATAGGTGGATTCTTTTTCGCACGTCGTTCTGTTGGAAAGATCGATATATCCGGAGGATTGCGTTATGACCATAGAAATATCCATTGGAGTGATTTTTATGTAGATACAGATAAATCCACCGGTTTTGATTTTCATACGAAAGATACTGTGGGCGCCACTTTGCAATTCCCTTCGTTCAGGCATACCTATACTGGCATATCCGGAAGTCTGGGCCTGACATGGAATATTAGTCAGCGTGTACTCGTAAAAGGTAACATTGCAAGAGGTTACCGTGCGCCAAATATTACCGAAATCGGTTCTAATGGCCTCGATCCGGGTGCGCATATTGTTTATCTGGGCAACAGGTCTTTTAAGCCGGAGTTTAGTTTGCAGGAAGATCTCGGTTTTCTGGCATATCTGCCTGATGCAGACATCAGTGTGGAGCTCTTCAATAATAACATTCAAAACTATATCTACCAGGCACGACTATACGATGCAAACGGGGAACCGGTCGTGATTGTTCCGGGAAATGTCACTTATAGTTATCAGCAATCCAAAGCAAGGTTATATGGGGCGGAACTCGCTGTTAACCTGCATCCTCGTCGCTGGTCCTGGTTTAGCTGGAATAACAGTATTGCCTATACGGAGGGATTGAACCAGAATCAGGCATTGCGTGATAAATATGGCAATAGCGCTAAGTATCTTCCATTTATACCGCCAATGCATATACGTTCTGATGTAAAGCTAACGGCGGCGAAGCCATGGGGAATAATCAGCGGTGCCTATGTACGTGCCGGTGTGGATATTTTCGGGGCACAGTCTAAATTTTATGGTGTGGATGATACAGAGACCTACACACCCGGCTATACGCTGGTGAATATGGGCATTGGCGCCAGCATTTTGAATAAGCAGAAAAAGGCGGTGGCGGAAGTCTTTGTACAGGCTGAAAACCTCTTTGATGTTGCTTATCAGGCAAATATGAACAGGCTGAAATACTTTGAATATTACAGTCATTCACCCAACGGGCGTTATGGTATATATAATATGGGAAGAAATGTCAGTATGAAGGTTATTGTTCCTTTTTAGGAGCGAGGTTGAGCCCGATCTTAATGCCCAGCTGGATACTGGGAAGTACGCTTACCATCCGGCCGTCATTTATAACTATTGAATTATTATCACCTGCGTGGTAGGTAACGTATTGATATACTTTGCCACGCAGGCCTACTCCAACAAACGGGTCCAGTATTACCTTATCCTTATTGAACTGCCGTCCCAGCAGTAACTGGATCCCATAAACGTCTTTTGTGCCGGTATTTGTATAGCTGGCATTGTTAATGGTGACGTCCTCATTCGGGTAAAAGACCTTTTTGAAAAGCAGCATGGGCTCGAAGTAGGTACCTGCTGCCCTGGACTGCGAAATGCCGCTGGGGAAAAGGTATAACCTGACGCCTGCACGGAACCCTAACCCTCTCCCATCTACGAATTGTTCAGTGCTGATATCGGGTTTCTTTTGCCCGAAGTCAATTTTTTTAGTGAGCACATAGTCCGGATAATCTGTATAAATACCGCTGATACCTAGTTCCAGGCTTACTTTAGGGGAAAGCTCCTGTTCCAGGTAAACGTCCAGCTCATTAATAAGCGTGGTAGGGTTTACCTTGATGTAGGTATTTCTGTGGAAAGAATTACCATCCTGGGCATGGGCAGCGACAATGCAGGATAGAAACAGCCAGGATGATAGCAATATCTTTTTCATACAGTTGAAGGGTTAGGTTGGAAGGCCGACGGCTGGATTATTTTTTCAATAATCGTTCCACAATTACCGGAAACCATTGGTGTTCCAGTACCTGTACTTTTTTAGCCAGCGTTTCCGGGGTATCTTCAGAAGTGATGACACAACGTTCCTGGAGGATTGGTGCGCCATCATCGTATTTCTCGTTTACAAAGTGAATGGTGATACCGCTTTCTTTTTCGCCGGCGGCAATCACAGCTTCATGAACAAAGTGCCCGTACATGCCTTTTCCACCGTATTTAGGGAGGAGGGCCGGGTGTATGTTGATAATTTTATCCGGGAATGCCTGCACCAGGTTGGCGGGGATTTTCCAGAGGAATCCTGCCAGCACAATGAGGTCTATATTTTTTTCCTGTAAGAGTTTAACGTAGTCGTCGCCGCGGAAGAACTGTTCTTTTTCGATCAGAACGGAGGGAATACCTTCTTTTTCAGCAATGTCCAAAACACCGGCGCCTGGCTTATTACAAACGATCAGCGTTACTTTTCCATCGGGTGAGTTCCTGAGATGATCGATGATCTTCTGTGCGTTGCTACCTGCTCCTGAGGCAAATATTGCGATATTTTTCAATGTTGCTGGATTTGAATCAGCTGCAAAAGTAGCATATATCCGGGAGAAAGACCTGCTGTATTAGGGTAATACCAGGTCACTTCTCTCTGAAATACATCTACTTAATAAACTGTCCGCATCCGGAATATGTTTTATCTCCGATTGTTAATTGTACGGTGTTGGGTCTCATAAATCCGCTCATATCATCTGAACAGGCGGTATTCCTTATATTAATGGTGATATCTTTTGTTTTGTAGATTTTCAGCGTATCGGTGTTCATGGTCAGGCCGGGCAGCGGAACATAGATGCTGTCGCCGTTGGCGGTTTTGAAGCGGATATTCTTTTTGTCCAGCTCCAGGGACCAGAAAGGTTCGTTGCCGCTGGCGTAGAAATTCACGCCATTGGTTTTTTTATCGCTGAGGAGTTTACGGATGTCACCCCCTTCTATAGGTTTCAGTTCATAATTGCTGGCGAGTACGCCTTCGACCCGCTTGCCGGCTTTGTCGAGCAGGACGAGTTTTCCTTCGGAGGCGAGGAAGGAGGTGCTGTCCATTTTTTGTTCCAGCATGGCAACGGAGTCGTTAACCGCCTTCCAGGTACCTGTTTCGACATATGCCACATTTAGTCCTCTTCCCTGATATGATTTTAATTCGCTATAGGTGTGGTCATCGTATAGGGATATCTGGTAGTCCATCCCGGGGCAATCTGCGCAGGGTAAGGTTCCCTGGTAGGTGCCGGTAAGGTGGGTTTGGGCAGATTTTCCCGCATTATCACGGATTTCAGTTTGTTTTTCTTGTGTGTTATTGTTGTTACAACCGGCCATGGTGGCTAGCAATACGGAGAATAGAAGGATTTTATGCATGGATATTTTTTTACGGGTGTTAATGAACATTATGGGAAGGTGGCAGGTTATTATGGTAAATTTAAGGCACTCAGGCCAATAATAGTGGCGTCAGACACAATATTAATATATGGTAGGGAGAGGATTACCAGGTAGGTATGGATATAGGGAGGCCTTATGAAATTTCAAATCTGCATATAATATTACTATAACCTCAAGACAGCGCAGTCCATATATTATATATATGCATTGATGTTTTTACTAAAAAAAATTCCGTTTTCGATTAGGTAATATCAGGCTGGATGTATGTTAGAGACTGTAGACAAAGCCAGTAGTAAGACTCTAAACCAGTAGGATGCTCGGAAAGTAGTAAAAAATTGGGATTATTTACGGCAATAAATTTTTTTATTTGTTGGTAAATTGTCAACATTCTGTCTTATTTTTGCTCGCACTTTTAAGAAACTTTAGGTCAAATCTAAACTATATAGGCTGTGTATCGTCGTGTTTCCATTCTTTTGCGCAAGCATTTTGTGAGTGTGCTTATTCTATGCGCTAGTATAGTAATT
This window of the Chitinophaga sp. Cy-1792 genome carries:
- a CDS encoding Fur family transcriptional regulator, with amino-acid sequence MGNKQQIAERISALLKDSKLSVTETRTKILELFMKSDGALEHSDFEKLAGKSFDRVTVYRTLQTFLDKGIIHKIPTTDTSVRYAVCKSECTEHHHHDHHVHFRCEACGNTICLDETNVPEIHLPKGFAARNVEVVVSGVCKSCK
- a CDS encoding SCO family protein; the encoded protein is MSSKAKGLLIFFAVLSVAFLGYAGYVIKGERGTFLGVEKLPVLGAPGHTVPGFSFTDQEGKTRSSEDVKGKIYVAEYFFTTCTGICPKMNANMEKIYDAYKSNPNFLILSHTVDPEHDSIPVLKAYATKHGADSKNWWFLTGNKVDLYRLARQGYLVDDGTPSGDDDFVHTQWFALVDKTGQIRGLYEGTKDRDVYKLIADIDRLMKE
- a CDS encoding M3 family oligoendopeptidase → MKNLTADIKKLPRHYLPEDFTVTTWDALQPYFEELQQRQINNVSELEQWLKDISELEGVISEDACWRQIKMTCDTTDKSLEEAFAYFCMEIQPKLQPYTDAINKKFLDIPFVKELDQELYKTYIRNTHKQIKLFREENIPIAAELSVMAQQYGAISGKQTITVNGQEYTLQQAAKFLQSSDRSLREEVFMKTSTRRLEDREALDNLYSGLITKRNQVALNAGFENYRDYKFEELGRFDYKKEDCFQFHDAVKTHIVPLVKEVLEEQRRKLELDTLRPWDGDAEPAGIKPLEPFHTGEELVDKAIKTFDELGPFFGNCLRVMKQMKRLDLESRKGKAPGGYNCPLAETGVPFIFMNAAGQMKDLTTMVHEGGHAVHSFLSHHLSLTAFKEYPMEIAEVASMSMELFTMDHWHIFFDDAEELRRAKRQQLERSITIFPWIATIDKFQHWIYENPNHTAEERTAKWNEIQDEFSPNVVDWSGLENIRSIAWQRQLHLFEVPFYYIEYGIAQLGAIAMWKQYKENPQQALDNYVAALSLGNTRTLPELYKAAGIKFDFSPAYVKELIDFVKIEMDKIG
- a CDS encoding MerC domain-containing protein, with the protein product MRERLYARLNLDALGIGASVLCAVHCALLPLFITAIPLLGMALPGHGWMEYAMLSFSFIVGCFALGRGYYLRHRKSQPLLLFILGFICLVAGHFLHWAAAWEATVIAIGAIIIIIAHLLNIRHTRTCDTHKHASSLN
- a CDS encoding GTP-binding protein, coding for MKKLPVTVLSGFLGAGKTTVLNHVLHNRENIRVAVIVNDMSEVNIDAQLVRNEQVLHKTQEKLVELSNGCICCTLREDLLKEVEKLAAENRFDYLLIESTGISEPIPVAQTFCYVDEENNIDLSAVSKLDTMVTVVDALNFLKDFNSAEKLQDRALTEDNADHRTIVNLLTDQIEFADVIILNKCDMVDEIQLGLLKGIIQRLNSRARIVESIFGKIPLQEILNTGRFDFDATSQSAGWQAELTNEHTPETLEYGISSFVFRSRKPFHPERFWQYINDQWPGNVIRSKGLFWLASRPQVAVNWSQAGGSVRAEKAGYWWCAIPRHRWQLDEETLQTIENRWDEHFADRYNELVIIGQFLDQPLLEKELESCLCTDNEVISYLKGKYFKDPFLID
- a CDS encoding TonB-dependent receptor, whose product is MKKIFTLLFLQLFALATYSQQFQLKGKVISNGKPVQFATVAIPALHTGAVTDATGMYTFAVKPGDYVLNISMVGYQTKTLKYTVKAGVHTMPDISLEEDPSKLNEVVVTGVSKSTIARKNPVPIAILGKKEMNQQVNGNLIDAIVKGVPGISAVTTGPNISKPFIRGLGYNRVLTLYDGLRQEGQQWGDEHGIEIDQYGVSRAEVVKGPASLTYGSDALAGVINIIPDIPNSPEGKLSGNFTTEYQTNNGMIGNSLGLSYRHNDWKFALRGSLRTAHNYKNSVDGYVYGTAFREYNLSALAHADKKWGYTHWGVTLYDNMQEIPDGSRDSLTRKFTRQVAEGDEDDIRSRPIVPDDQLHTYRLNPLHQHIQHYRVFNRSMFHLGKGELSTTLGLQQSIRREYNHPVYPSQAGLYVVLNTLNYDVRYNMPTIAGFETSVGINGMYQTNRSKAATDFPIPDYELFDIGGFFFARRSVGKIDISGGLRYDHRNIHWSDFYVDTDKSTGFDFHTKDTVGATLQFPSFRHTYTGISGSLGLTWNISQRVLVKGNIARGYRAPNITEIGSNGLDPGAHIVYLGNRSFKPEFSLQEDLGFLAYLPDADISVELFNNNIQNYIYQARLYDANGEPVVIVPGNVTYSYQQSKARLYGAELAVNLHPRRWSWFSWNNSIAYTEGLNQNQALRDKYGNSAKYLPFIPPMHIRSDVKLTAAKPWGIISGAYVRAGVDIFGAQSKFYGVDDTETYTPGYTLVNMGIGASILNKQKKAVAEVFVQAENLFDVAYQANMNRLKYFEYYSHSPNGRYGIYNMGRNVSMKVIVPF
- a CDS encoding DUF5606 domain-containing protein gives rise to the protein MQYREIVAVTGLGGLFQLVASKQDGAIVRSLEDKSTRFVSSRVHNFTPLESIEVFTTGENVNLAEVFKAMDEKTAAFPPLDAKADNNTIKAYFKNVYPEFDEERVYVSDMKKMVKWFAILKSNDLLKFEEILADGNGEEELVEEVAAPAPEKKAKKAAAAPAEATEATDAEEKPKKPRAKKAAKEEGEEASAEEKPKKAKAAAKKEEAAEGEEPKKAAKPRKKKSEE
- the purN gene encoding phosphoribosylglycinamide formyltransferase — protein: MKNIAIFASGAGSNAQKIIDHLRNSPDGKVTLIVCNKPGAGVLDIAEKEGIPSVLIEKEQFFRGDDYVKLLQEKNIDLIVLAGFLWKIPANLVQAFPDKIINIHPALLPKYGGKGMYGHFVHEAVIAAGEKESGITIHFVNEKYDDGAPILQERCVITSEDTPETLAKKVQVLEHQWFPVIVERLLKK
- a CDS encoding copper resistance protein NlpE N-terminal domain-containing protein → MHKILLFSVLLATMAGCNNNNTQEKQTEIRDNAGKSAQTHLTGTYQGTLPCADCPGMDYQISLYDDHTYSELKSYQGRGLNVAYVETGTWKAVNDSVAMLEQKMDSTSFLASEGKLVLLDKAGKRVEGVLASNYELKPIEGGDIRKLLSDKKTNGVNFYASGNEPFWSLELDKKNIRFKTANGDSIYVPLPGLTMNTDTLKIYKTKDITINIRNTACSDDMSGFMRPNTVQLTIGDKTYSGCGQFIK